One Moorella sp. E308F genomic region harbors:
- the ispG gene encoding flavodoxin-dependent (E)-4-hydroxy-3-methylbut-2-enyl-diphosphate synthase, whose translation MEIKRRPTRQIRVGKVAVGGGAPISVQSMTNTDTRDIAATVAQIQRLARAGCEIVRLAVPDQEAAAALARIKAQVDIPIIADIHFDYRLALAALEGGVDGLRLNPGNIGGPGRVKAVVREAAARRVPIRIGVNAGSLEKEAMAAHGGVTAAAMVASALKHVHLLEDLDFFDIKISLKAAEVPLMIEAYRRLAGQVDYPLHLGVTEAGRGLEGAVKSAVGIGILLNEGIGDTIRVSLTGDPVQEVVAGFAILRSLGLRRRGIELISCPTCGRCQVDVEGVAARVQQDLQDVARPLKVAVMGCAVNGPGEARQADVGIAGGPGFGLLFRHGRPVRKVKEEDMARALIEEARRLAAEEGEEENAHE comes from the coding sequence ATGGAGATTAAGCGCCGGCCAACGCGGCAGATCCGGGTGGGCAAGGTGGCCGTAGGCGGGGGGGCGCCCATTTCCGTCCAGTCCATGACCAATACCGATACCCGGGATATCGCCGCTACTGTTGCCCAGATCCAGAGGCTGGCCCGGGCCGGCTGCGAAATAGTCCGCCTGGCAGTACCGGATCAAGAAGCGGCAGCAGCCCTGGCCAGGATCAAAGCGCAGGTGGATATCCCCATTATCGCCGATATTCACTTTGACTACCGCCTGGCCCTGGCCGCCCTGGAAGGCGGGGTTGACGGCCTGCGCTTGAATCCAGGGAATATTGGCGGGCCCGGGCGGGTGAAGGCTGTAGTAAGGGAAGCGGCTGCCCGGCGGGTACCCATTCGCATCGGCGTCAATGCCGGCTCCCTGGAGAAGGAGGCCATGGCCGCCCATGGCGGTGTAACGGCCGCAGCCATGGTAGCCAGCGCCTTGAAACATGTCCACCTGCTGGAGGACCTGGATTTCTTTGACATAAAAATTTCCCTGAAAGCTGCGGAGGTACCATTGATGATCGAGGCCTACCGCCGGTTGGCCGGGCAGGTGGATTATCCCCTGCACCTGGGGGTGACGGAAGCCGGGCGCGGCCTGGAGGGAGCTGTCAAATCGGCAGTAGGGATTGGCATTTTACTTAACGAAGGGATAGGCGATACCATCCGGGTATCTTTGACGGGCGACCCTGTGCAGGAAGTGGTAGCCGGTTTTGCTATCTTGCGTTCCCTGGGCCTGCGCCGGCGGGGCATCGAGCTTATTTCCTGCCCCACCTGCGGCCGCTGCCAGGTAGATGTGGAAGGGGTGGCAGCCCGGGTGCAGCAGGACCTTCAGGATGTAGCCAGGCCCCTGAAGGTAGCCGTCATGGGCTGTGCCGTCAACGGCCCCGGCGAGGCTCGCCAGGCCGATGTCGGTATTGCCGGTGGTCCTGGCTTCGGCCTTCTTTTTCGCCACGGTCGTCCCGTCCGCAAGGTCAAGGAAGAGGATATGGCCCGGGCCCTTATTGAAGAAGCCAGGCGCCTGGCAGCAGAAGAAGGGGAGGAAGAGAATGCGCACGAGTGA
- a CDS encoding proline--tRNA ligase: MRTSELLAPTLRETPAEAEIASHQLLLRAGFIRKAAAGIYTYLPLGRRVLAKLERIIREEMDRAGGQEVVLPIIQPAELWQESGRWEVYGEEMFRLRDRHQRQFCLGPTHEEIITALVRSEVSSYKQLPLLLYQIQNKYRDERRPRFGLLRGREFIMKDLYSFDRDQEGLNQSYAKMYQAYSNVFRRCGLDFRTVQADTGAIGGNYSHEFMALASTGEALLVYCQKCDYAANVEIAAARALPKPVAETPQSLKEVATPGQKTVAEVSTFLGITPDRLIKTIFYEADGQLVAALVRGDRELNEVKLQNYLGCRHLVLADPEKVMAVSGAPVGYVGPVGLRGVPIYADLEIPYLVNAVAGANREGYHLVGVNPGRDFKAEAFADLRQVEAGEPCPQCGAPLSQARGIEVGQVFQLGTKYSQPLGATYTDEQGHEHPIVMGCYGIGVSRTMAAVVEQHHDEHGIIWPLSVAPYEVVIIPASLKDSGQREMAEGLYQELLAAGVEVVLDDRDERAGMKFVEADLIGYPLRLTIGKKTLSQGTVDVKWRHGGQELALPREGLVPRVKEMLAREMEKYR, translated from the coding sequence ATGCGCACGAGTGAATTACTGGCACCGACTTTAAGGGAAACGCCGGCCGAGGCCGAGATCGCCAGCCACCAGTTATTACTGCGGGCCGGCTTCATACGCAAGGCAGCAGCCGGGATCTATACTTATTTACCCCTGGGACGGCGGGTGCTGGCCAAACTAGAGCGGATCATCCGCGAGGAAATGGATCGGGCCGGCGGCCAGGAGGTTGTTCTACCCATTATCCAGCCGGCCGAACTCTGGCAGGAAAGCGGTCGCTGGGAGGTTTACGGGGAGGAAATGTTCCGCCTCCGGGACCGGCACCAGCGCCAGTTTTGCTTGGGTCCCACCCACGAGGAGATTATCACCGCCCTGGTACGGAGCGAAGTCAGCTCCTATAAACAATTACCCTTGCTCCTGTACCAGATTCAAAATAAATACCGCGACGAACGGCGGCCCCGTTTTGGCCTTCTCAGAGGCCGGGAATTTATCATGAAGGACCTCTACTCCTTTGACCGGGATCAGGAAGGGCTGAACCAGAGTTATGCCAAAATGTACCAGGCCTACAGCAATGTCTTTCGCCGCTGCGGCCTGGATTTCCGGACGGTCCAGGCTGACACCGGCGCCATTGGCGGCAACTACAGCCATGAATTTATGGCCCTGGCATCTACCGGGGAGGCGCTGCTGGTATACTGCCAGAAGTGCGACTATGCGGCCAACGTCGAAATTGCCGCGGCCAGGGCGCTGCCCAAACCGGTAGCGGAAACACCGCAGTCCCTTAAAGAAGTGGCTACCCCCGGACAGAAAACGGTAGCCGAAGTTAGCACCTTCCTGGGGATCACCCCGGATAGGCTGATTAAAACCATTTTTTATGAGGCCGATGGGCAGCTGGTGGCCGCTCTGGTCCGGGGTGACCGGGAACTCAATGAAGTAAAGCTTCAGAATTACCTGGGCTGCCGGCATCTCGTCCTGGCCGACCCCGAGAAGGTGATGGCTGTAAGCGGCGCGCCGGTAGGTTATGTTGGGCCGGTGGGCTTAAGGGGTGTACCAATTTACGCCGACCTGGAGATTCCATACCTGGTTAACGCTGTAGCCGGTGCCAACCGGGAAGGCTACCACTTGGTAGGCGTCAACCCCGGCCGCGACTTTAAAGCGGAAGCCTTTGCCGACCTCCGCCAGGTGGAGGCGGGAGAACCCTGTCCCCAGTGCGGCGCCCCCTTAAGCCAGGCCCGCGGGATAGAAGTCGGGCAGGTTTTCCAGCTAGGTACCAAGTACAGCCAGCCCCTGGGCGCCACCTATACCGACGAGCAGGGCCATGAGCATCCCATTGTCATGGGCTGTTACGGCATCGGCGTCAGCCGCACCATGGCCGCCGTCGTCGAGCAGCACCATGATGAGCACGGCATTATCTGGCCTTTGAGCGTTGCTCCCTATGAAGTGGTCATTATTCCCGCCTCTTTAAAGGACAGCGGCCAGCGGGAAATGGCCGAAGGCCTCTACCAGGAGCTGTTGGCTGCCGGTGTTGAGGTGGTGCTTGATGATCGCGACGAACGGGCCGGCATGAAATTTGTCGAAGCTGACCTTATAGGCTATCCATTACGCTTGACTATAGGTAAAAAAACCCTGAGCCAGGGTACGGTGGATGTGAAATGGCGGCATGGAGGGCAGGAATTAGCCCTGCCCCGGGAAGGACTGGTGCCCCGGGTAAAAGAAATGCTAGCCCGGGAAATGGAAAAGTACCGGTAA
- a CDS encoding PolC-type DNA polymerase III has translation MAMAGRENLWQELLRQGAVHKVTIDRKSGRCYLSLCPPCNLEPEDIEACRQLLARQFPGFEFIFNILGPSPPADLATFCREKKAAILDEVARRLGNGTSAWLAGARLEPGAGVLQLILPVSLAVEALRSCRGDRVLQEVLQQYGYQVQVELVADREYQEELAAVSRRLQEERLVRVREEAADVGKEDGPAKKDGQEKKGNSRQNMDNGFLLGKKITAPFLPLKEIQEEEKQVAVQGEVLDFTARQLKSGRWLVSFNLTDYTDSISVKAFADAGPLVENGLAAGEWVQVQGPVQYDRYSQELVLIADAVARGERPERRDTAPEKRVELHLHTKMSAMDGVTEVAAAVKQAARWGHGAIAITDHGVLQAFPAAAEAGSKYGVKIIYGLEGYLFDEDDQPPDRQQTYHIILLVKNKQGLENLYRLVSRAHLEYFYRKPRLPRRLIQQYREGLLLGTACEAGELIRHYLAGASAERLEEIASFYDFLEIQPLANNDFLIREGKLADRQALMDMNRQIIALGQKLHKPVVATGDVHFLNPEDAIYRQILQAGQGYADEVQAPLYYRTTEEMLAEFSYLDAATARQVVVTNPRLIADQIEELKPIPDEFYPPEIPGAEEELTRIVTTRAHDWYGDPLPELVRARLDKEMKSIIGHGFAVLYLIAHKLVLKSNEDGYLVGSRGSVGSSLVATLAGITEVNPLPPHYRCPACRYSEFITDGSVNCGADLPAKDCPRCGTRLLKDGHDIPFEVFLGFKGDKVPDIDLNFSGEYQPRAHQYAEEIFGKDHVFRAGTIATLAERTAFGFVHKYLEERGLKARQAEINRLVRGITGVKRTTGQHPGGLMVVPRRVDIHLFTPLQRPADDTGSNTITTHFDYEAISHRLVKLDLLGHDDPTVIKMLEDLTGVDAREIPLDEPRTMSLFSSVEALGVRPEDIGSQVGTLGIPEFGTRFVRQMLEETRPRTFAELVRISGFSHGTDVWLNNAQDLIKSGTAKLSEAISTRDDIMNYLMQHGVVADIAFRTMEDVRKGKGVKKEYEEAIRAAGVPEWFIQSCKKISYLFPKAHAVAYVTMAFRIAYFKVYYPEAFYASFFSIRADEFDADIVVAGLPRIQEEIATLEKKGSEATAREKNILTILEVAREMYCRGITMERIDLQRSAASRFQVGKGKLLPPLAALPGVGQAAAEAIVRARQERPFTSLEDLQRRSRVSKTVIEALEKHGALAGLPASDQLAFFGGFL, from the coding sequence ATGGCCATGGCTGGCAGGGAAAACCTGTGGCAGGAATTACTCCGGCAGGGGGCCGTGCATAAAGTTACAATTGACCGCAAGAGCGGCAGATGTTACCTTTCCCTCTGCCCTCCCTGCAACCTGGAACCCGAGGATATTGAAGCCTGCCGGCAGCTCCTTGCGCGGCAGTTTCCCGGCTTTGAATTTATATTTAATATCCTGGGACCTTCACCCCCTGCCGACCTGGCAACCTTTTGCCGGGAAAAGAAGGCCGCCATCCTGGATGAGGTGGCCCGGCGCCTGGGTAATGGTACCTCGGCCTGGCTGGCCGGGGCGCGGCTGGAACCCGGTGCTGGGGTGTTGCAGTTGATACTACCGGTCTCCCTGGCCGTGGAGGCCTTACGGTCCTGCCGGGGCGACAGGGTTTTGCAGGAAGTCTTGCAGCAGTATGGCTACCAGGTGCAGGTGGAACTGGTCGCCGACCGGGAATACCAGGAAGAACTGGCGGCCGTTTCCCGCCGGCTCCAGGAAGAGCGTTTAGTCCGGGTCAGGGAAGAAGCGGCCGACGTGGGAAAGGAAGACGGCCCGGCTAAAAAGGACGGCCAGGAGAAAAAAGGGAACAGCCGGCAAAATATGGACAACGGTTTCCTCCTGGGGAAAAAGATTACGGCTCCTTTCCTGCCCTTGAAGGAAATCCAGGAGGAGGAAAAGCAGGTTGCCGTCCAGGGGGAAGTTCTGGATTTTACGGCGCGGCAGCTGAAATCCGGGCGCTGGCTGGTAAGTTTTAATCTCACCGATTATACCGACTCCATCAGCGTCAAAGCCTTTGCCGACGCCGGTCCCCTGGTGGAGAACGGTTTGGCAGCTGGAGAATGGGTGCAGGTGCAGGGCCCGGTCCAGTACGACCGTTACAGCCAGGAACTGGTGCTGATTGCCGACGCCGTCGCCCGGGGGGAACGCCCCGAGCGGCGGGATACGGCGCCGGAAAAAAGGGTGGAGCTGCACCTCCATACCAAGATGAGCGCCATGGACGGTGTAACCGAGGTAGCGGCGGCGGTGAAACAGGCGGCCCGGTGGGGCCATGGAGCGATAGCCATCACCGACCACGGCGTCCTGCAGGCCTTCCCGGCAGCCGCCGAGGCCGGAAGTAAATACGGCGTAAAAATCATCTACGGCCTGGAGGGCTACCTTTTTGATGAGGACGACCAGCCACCCGACCGCCAGCAGACTTATCACATCATCTTGCTGGTGAAAAACAAGCAGGGATTAGAAAATCTATACCGCCTGGTTTCCCGGGCCCATCTGGAATATTTTTACCGCAAACCCAGGTTGCCGCGCCGTTTAATCCAGCAGTACCGTGAGGGGCTCCTTTTAGGTACGGCCTGTGAGGCCGGGGAATTAATCAGGCATTACCTGGCCGGGGCAAGCGCCGAACGCCTGGAGGAGATTGCCTCCTTTTATGATTTCCTGGAGATCCAGCCCCTGGCCAACAACGATTTTTTAATCCGGGAAGGTAAACTTGCCGACCGCCAGGCCCTGATGGACATGAATCGGCAAATTATCGCCCTGGGCCAAAAACTTCACAAACCGGTGGTGGCTACCGGTGACGTTCACTTTTTAAACCCGGAGGATGCCATCTACCGTCAGATCCTCCAGGCCGGGCAGGGTTATGCCGACGAGGTCCAGGCCCCCCTCTACTACCGGACGACGGAAGAAATGCTGGCGGAATTCAGTTATCTGGATGCCGCAACGGCCCGCCAGGTGGTAGTCACCAATCCCCGGCTCATTGCCGACCAGATAGAAGAGTTAAAGCCTATCCCCGACGAGTTTTACCCGCCGGAGATCCCCGGCGCCGAAGAAGAGTTAACCCGGATTGTCACCACCCGGGCCCATGACTGGTACGGCGACCCCTTGCCGGAACTTGTCCGGGCCCGCCTGGACAAGGAAATGAAATCCATTATCGGCCACGGCTTTGCCGTGCTGTACCTAATCGCCCACAAGCTGGTATTAAAATCCAACGAAGACGGCTACCTGGTAGGCTCGCGGGGTTCGGTGGGTTCTTCCCTGGTGGCCACCCTGGCCGGGATTACGGAAGTAAACCCCCTGCCGCCCCATTACCGCTGCCCCGCCTGCCGCTACAGCGAGTTTATTACCGACGGCAGCGTCAACTGCGGCGCCGACCTGCCGGCGAAAGATTGTCCCCGCTGTGGGACCAGGTTGTTAAAGGACGGCCATGACATCCCCTTTGAAGTCTTCCTGGGCTTCAAAGGCGACAAGGTACCGGACATCGACCTCAACTTTTCCGGGGAATACCAGCCCCGGGCGCACCAGTACGCCGAAGAAATCTTCGGCAAAGACCATGTATTCCGGGCCGGCACCATAGCCACCCTGGCCGAACGCACGGCCTTCGGTTTTGTCCATAAATACCTGGAGGAGCGGGGCCTCAAGGCCCGCCAGGCGGAGATCAACCGCCTGGTCAGGGGGATTACCGGCGTCAAGAGGACCACGGGCCAGCACCCGGGGGGGCTCATGGTTGTCCCCCGGCGGGTGGATATCCATCTCTTTACGCCATTGCAGCGCCCGGCCGACGACACCGGCAGCAATACCATCACCACCCATTTTGACTATGAAGCCATCAGCCACCGCCTGGTGAAACTGGACCTCCTGGGCCACGATGACCCCACGGTGATCAAAATGCTGGAGGACCTCACCGGTGTCGACGCCCGTGAGATCCCCCTGGATGAGCCCCGGACCATGTCCCTCTTTTCCAGTGTCGAGGCCCTGGGGGTGCGGCCGGAAGACATCGGTTCCCAGGTCGGCACCCTGGGGATTCCCGAATTCGGCACCCGTTTTGTCCGCCAGATGCTGGAGGAAACCAGGCCCCGGACCTTCGCCGAGCTGGTCCGCATCAGCGGTTTCTCCCACGGGACCGATGTGTGGTTAAACAACGCCCAGGATTTAATTAAAAGCGGCACGGCCAAACTCAGCGAGGCCATTTCCACCCGTGATGATATTATGAACTACCTCATGCAGCACGGCGTGGTGGCCGATATCGCCTTCCGGACCATGGAGGATGTGCGTAAAGGCAAGGGTGTAAAAAAAGAGTATGAAGAGGCCATCCGGGCGGCAGGAGTACCCGAATGGTTCATCCAGTCCTGCAAAAAAATCAGTTATCTCTTTCCCAAGGCCCATGCCGTGGCCTACGTAACCATGGCCTTCCGCATCGCCTACTTTAAAGTCTATTACCCGGAGGCCTTCTACGCTTCCTTTTTCAGCATCCGCGCCGATGAATTCGACGCCGATATTGTCGTTGCCGGCCTGCCCCGTATCCAGGAGGAAATCGCGACCCTGGAGAAAAAGGGCAGTGAGGCCACCGCCCGGGAGAAGAACATCCTCACCATCCTGGAGGTAGCCCGGGAAATGTACTGCCGGGGCATTACCATGGAGCGCATTGATTTGCAAAGATCGGCTGCCAGCCGTTTTCAGGTGGGCAAGGGTAAGCTGTTACCGCCCCTGGCGGCCCTGCCCGGGGTAGGTCAGGCGGCGGCCGAGGCTATCGTCCGCGCCCGCCAGGAACGGCCCTTTACCTCTCTTGAGGACCTCCAGCGCCGCAGTCGGGTGAGCAAAACGGTCATCGAAGCCCTGGAGAAACACGGTGCCTTAGCCGGCTTGCCTGCCTCCGATCAGCTGGCGTTTTTTGGCGGTTTTCTATAA
- a CDS encoding ribulokinase, translating into MKYNNLVIGIDFGTDSVRAVVVDAVTGEELAREVAYYRRWAAGMYCDPGKNQFRQHPLDYLEGLEAAVKGALAGLPPGAAQRVVGIGIDTTGSTPGPVDAGGRPLALREEFSENPNAMFILWKDHTAVQEAGEINYAARHWGGSDFTKYEGGVYSSEWFWAKILHVLRHDPAVRAAAYSWVEHCDWIPALLTGTEDPRLLKRSRCAAGHKAMWHEEWGGLPPEEFLVRIDPLLQGLRDRLYSKTYTAATRAGNLTPAWAERLGLPPGIAVAVGAVDAHMGAVGGGITPGALVKIMGTSTCDIMVAPKETIGDKLIGGICGQVDGSVIPGLIGLEAGQSAYGDVYAWFKDLLSWPLEVLLPEISLVDREIGAKLQEEIEGRLLQRLSEEAARIPAGETGLLALDWLNGRRTPYADQTLKGAITGLTLGTTAPKIFRALVEATAYGARAINDRFMEEGIEIKEVIALGGIARKNDFVMQVLADVLAMPIKVAASDQTCALGSAMFGAVAAGLYPTVEAAQEKMGCGFAKTYIPDPENAARYRELYRDYLTLGMVLEDHLRKM; encoded by the coding sequence ATGAAATATAATAATCTGGTCATCGGCATCGACTTTGGCACCGATTCGGTGCGGGCGGTGGTGGTCGATGCCGTCACCGGAGAAGAGCTGGCCAGAGAGGTGGCATATTACCGGCGCTGGGCCGCAGGTATGTACTGCGATCCGGGCAAGAATCAATTCCGCCAGCACCCCCTGGACTATCTCGAAGGGTTGGAAGCCGCCGTCAAGGGGGCCCTGGCTGGACTCCCGCCGGGGGCGGCGCAGCGGGTGGTGGGCATCGGTATCGACACCACCGGTTCAACACCGGGTCCTGTCGATGCTGGCGGACGCCCCCTGGCCCTGCGCGAAGAATTTAGCGAGAACCCCAACGCCATGTTCATCCTCTGGAAGGACCATACCGCCGTGCAAGAGGCCGGGGAGATCAACTATGCGGCCCGCCATTGGGGCGGCAGCGATTTCACCAAATATGAAGGCGGGGTCTATTCCTCCGAGTGGTTTTGGGCCAAGATCCTCCACGTTTTACGTCACGACCCGGCGGTAAGGGCAGCAGCCTATTCCTGGGTGGAACATTGCGACTGGATACCAGCCTTGCTCACAGGCACCGAAGATCCCCGGCTACTCAAGAGAAGCCGCTGCGCGGCCGGGCATAAAGCCATGTGGCACGAAGAATGGGGAGGGCTGCCGCCGGAAGAATTCTTGGTACGTATCGATCCCCTCCTGCAGGGCCTGCGCGACCGGCTCTACAGCAAGACGTACACCGCCGCTACCCGGGCCGGGAATCTCACGCCCGCATGGGCGGAGCGGCTCGGTCTACCGCCGGGGATCGCGGTAGCGGTAGGGGCCGTGGACGCCCACATGGGCGCCGTGGGCGGCGGGATCACCCCCGGAGCCCTGGTGAAGATTATGGGCACCTCCACCTGCGACATAATGGTTGCTCCTAAGGAAACAATCGGCGATAAATTAATCGGCGGCATCTGCGGCCAGGTAGACGGCTCGGTCATACCCGGCCTCATCGGCCTGGAAGCGGGCCAGTCAGCCTACGGCGACGTCTATGCCTGGTTCAAAGACCTCCTTTCCTGGCCCCTGGAGGTTCTGCTGCCAGAAATCTCCCTGGTGGACAGGGAAATCGGGGCAAAGCTACAAGAAGAGATAGAAGGCCGCCTCCTCCAGCGCCTTTCAGAAGAAGCAGCCAGGATCCCCGCCGGTGAGACGGGATTACTGGCCCTGGACTGGCTCAACGGCCGGCGGACCCCCTACGCGGACCAGACACTGAAGGGAGCCATTACCGGCCTGACCCTTGGAACCACCGCGCCTAAGATTTTCCGCGCCCTGGTAGAGGCCACGGCCTATGGAGCCAGGGCCATCAACGACCGGTTTATGGAAGAAGGCATCGAAATCAAAGAAGTTATCGCCCTGGGCGGCATCGCCAGGAAGAACGACTTTGTCATGCAGGTCCTGGCCGATGTGCTGGCCATGCCCATTAAAGTAGCCGCCTCGGACCAGACCTGCGCCCTGGGGTCAGCCATGTTCGGCGCCGTTGCTGCCGGGCTGTACCCGACGGTGGAGGCGGCCCAGGAAAAGATGGGCTGCGGTTTCGCCAAAACGTACATCCCTGACCCTGAAAATGCCGCCAGGTACCGCGAGCTGTACCGGGACTATCTGACCCTGGGCATGGTGCTGGAGGATCATTTGCGGAAGATGTAG
- the rimP gene encoding ribosome maturation factor RimP — MSKLTELIQGLVEPVLTGMGYELVDLQYGREGGRYILRLFIDRPEGIGLDDCEKVSRAVGDILDQEDPIPNSYYLEVSSPGLERPLKKETDFQRFAGRKVRLRMFAPIDGQRHFQGRLLGYREGQVQVQLDDGRQLAVPLDQVATARLVFDLAEDEEA; from the coding sequence TTGAGCAAACTGACGGAATTAATTCAGGGCCTGGTGGAACCGGTACTGACCGGGATGGGCTACGAACTGGTCGACCTGCAGTACGGCCGGGAAGGAGGGCGCTATATCCTGCGGCTGTTTATCGACCGGCCGGAAGGTATCGGCCTGGATGATTGCGAAAAGGTCAGCCGTGCCGTCGGTGACATCCTGGACCAGGAAGATCCCATCCCCAATAGTTATTACCTGGAAGTATCGTCGCCGGGCCTGGAGCGCCCCTTAAAGAAAGAAACCGATTTTCAGCGTTTTGCCGGGCGAAAAGTGAGATTGCGTATGTTTGCCCCCATTGACGGTCAACGTCATTTTCAGGGGCGGCTCCTGGGTTACCGGGAGGGGCAGGTGCAGGTGCAGCTCGATGATGGTCGCCAGCTGGCCGTCCCCCTGGACCAGGTAGCGACTGCCAGGTTGGTGTTTGACCTGGCGGAGGATGAGGAGGCCTAA
- the nusA gene encoding transcription termination factor NusA: MNIEFIQALQDLEKEKGIKVDILLEAIEAALISAYKKNFGSAHNVRVEIQRDTGEIKVLAQRQVVEEVSDPRTEISLAEARVINSNYEIGDVVEKEVTPRDFGRIAAQTAKQVVVQRIREAERSLIYDEFIGRENDIVTGVVQRQEGKNVILDLGRAEAILLPSEQSPGEVYRQGERFKAYILEVRKTNKGPQILVSRTHPGLIKRLFELEVPEIHDGIVEIKGVAREAGARSKIAVHSRDEKVDPVGACVGPKGSRVQAVVQELRGEKIDIIKWSDDPAVFVANSLSPARVLDVTVDEENKASQVIVPDNQLSLAIGKEGQNARLAARITGWKIDIKSESEAGDWDTWDNDLELEGGIEEE; this comes from the coding sequence ATGAATATTGAATTTATCCAAGCATTACAGGACCTGGAAAAGGAAAAGGGTATTAAGGTCGACATCCTGCTGGAAGCCATCGAGGCAGCCTTGATATCGGCTTATAAGAAAAACTTTGGGTCGGCTCACAATGTCCGGGTGGAAATCCAGCGTGACACAGGGGAGATTAAAGTCCTGGCCCAGCGCCAGGTGGTCGAAGAAGTAAGCGATCCCCGGACGGAGATTTCCCTGGCGGAAGCCCGGGTTATAAATAGCAATTATGAGATCGGCGATGTGGTAGAAAAGGAGGTAACGCCGCGGGATTTTGGGCGTATAGCCGCCCAGACGGCCAAACAGGTAGTCGTCCAGCGTATCCGTGAAGCCGAGCGGAGTTTAATTTACGATGAGTTTATTGGCCGGGAAAACGATATTGTTACCGGGGTTGTCCAGCGCCAGGAAGGTAAAAATGTTATCCTGGACCTGGGCCGGGCGGAGGCCATCCTCCTGCCAAGCGAGCAAAGCCCCGGTGAGGTTTACCGCCAGGGAGAACGCTTCAAGGCTTACATCCTCGAAGTACGCAAGACCAACAAAGGGCCGCAAATTCTGGTGTCCCGGACCCATCCCGGACTGATTAAAAGGCTTTTTGAACTGGAAGTGCCAGAAATTCATGACGGGATTGTGGAAATTAAGGGGGTGGCCCGGGAGGCCGGTGCCCGCTCCAAAATTGCCGTCCATTCCCGGGATGAAAAGGTGGACCCCGTCGGCGCCTGCGTGGGACCCAAAGGCTCTCGGGTGCAGGCGGTAGTCCAGGAACTCCGGGGCGAAAAAATCGATATTATTAAATGGAGCGACGACCCGGCTGTCTTTGTGGCCAACTCCTTGAGTCCGGCCAGGGTCCTGGACGTTACCGTGGATGAAGAAAATAAGGCCAGTCAGGTAATCGTTCCCGATAACCAGCTATCCCTGGCCATTGGCAAGGAAGGCCAGAATGCCCGCTTGGCAGCAAGGATAACTGGTTGGAAAATCGATATTAAAAGTGAATCCGAAGCTGGTGACTGGGATACCTGGGATAACGACCTGGAACTTGAAGGCGGGATAGAGGAGGAGTAA
- the rnpM gene encoding RNase P modulator RnpM: MPKPRKIPVRMCVGCRTRDDKRNLLRVVRTPTQEVVLDPTGKRAGRGAYICPRVECLRKALKSRALERALGVSLTPEVMADLEASLTRGNGHE, from the coding sequence TTGCCCAAGCCCAGGAAAATACCCGTGCGCATGTGTGTCGGTTGCCGGACTCGTGATGATAAACGTAATTTATTACGAGTTGTCCGTACACCGACGCAAGAGGTGGTCCTTGACCCTACCGGGAAACGTGCCGGGAGAGGGGCCTATATCTGCCCCAGAGTGGAATGCCTGCGCAAAGCCCTTAAAAGCCGGGCCCTGGAGCGGGCCCTGGGTGTAAGCCTAACCCCGGAGGTCATGGCTGACCTCGAAGCCAGCCTCACCCGGGGTAATGGTCATGAATAA
- a CDS encoding L7Ae/L30e/S12e/Gadd45 family ribosomal protein, whose amino-acid sequence MNKVYNLLGLAYRAGKVAWGYQAVMAAIKRRKVFLLLLAVDSSPRMRGKLLATCRESGIEAIVYGDKVTIGVALGKPPCAVVGVTDANLARLIRQHVREVGA is encoded by the coding sequence ATGAATAAAGTTTATAACCTCCTCGGCCTGGCTTACCGGGCTGGCAAGGTAGCCTGGGGATACCAGGCAGTTATGGCGGCTATCAAGAGGCGAAAGGTTTTTCTCTTATTGCTGGCAGTTGACAGCAGCCCCCGGATGAGGGGTAAACTACTGGCAACCTGCCGGGAATCCGGCATTGAAGCAATTGTTTATGGCGATAAAGTTACCATAGGAGTAGCGCTAGGTAAACCTCCATGTGCCGTCGTCGGCGTTACTGATGCAAATCTGGCCAGGTTAATCCGGCAACATGTACGGGAGGTTGGTGCATGA